One Rhizoctonia solani chromosome 3, complete sequence genomic region harbors:
- a CDS encoding AMP deaminase — translation MNYSAQALNSLAPSQILFLESLPKAELHAHLNGSIPISCLEQLAKSYKPQGDIGSIDVNASIQNLANGVHLNQIEDFFKLFPAIYALTSDIHSLGIATRAVLNEFLKPRPSASGIEGAPAVPQCSYLELRSTPRETAQMTRLEYVQAVLDEVEKFPADRAAFILSVDRRMSRTEADEVVDIAIQMKSEGRRVVGVDLCGSPLASDVTVFGPPLARAREAGLGLTLHIAETAQNSTEETMSLLDLLPAGSKGRLGHATFLDPATQLIVLNRNLPVEICLSSNLLAKTVSNINVHHISDYMIIGHPLAISTDDILPFKTSLLAEYALLMASAPLGLGLGEDEVRKIAAGGLESRFSGI, via the exons ATGAACTACTCTGCCCAGGCTCTAAACTCATTAGCACCTTCTCAAATCTTATTCCTCGAGTCTCTCCCGAAAGCAGAACTACATGCTCACTTGAATGGTTCTATCCCCATATCCTGCCTCGAGCAGCTTGCAAAAAGCTACAAGCCACAAGGGGATATTGGATCTATCGATGTCAATGCCTCGATCCAAAACCTGGCCAACGGAGTCCATCTCAATCAGATAGAAGATTTCTTTAAACTATTTCCTGCTATTTATGCTCTGACCAGCGATATACATTCTCTTGGAATCGCCACTCGGGCGGTTTTGAATGAGTTTCTGAAGCCCCGGCCTTCGGCGAGTGGTATCGAGGGTGCCCCGGCTGTTCCTCAATGTAGCTATTTAGAACTACGTTCTACGCCTAGGGAAACTGCTCAAATGACTAGATTAGAATACG TTCAGGCCGTATTAGATGAAGTAGAAAAGTTTCCGGCCGATAGAGCCGCGTTTATATTGAGCGTAGACCGTAGGATGTCCCGCACCGAAGCCGACGAGGTAGTCGATATTGCAATTCAAATGAAGAGCGAGGGACGACGGGTTGTGGGCGTTGATCTCTGTGGGAGTCCGTTG GCCAGTGATGTTACCGTGTTTGGTCCCCCGCTCGCTCGTGCGAGAGAAGCTGGGCTCGGTCTAACGCTTCATATCGCGGAG ACTGCACAAAATTCTACCGAAGAAACGATGAGCCTTCTCGACCTGCTTCCCGCTGGATCCAAAGGTCGCCTCGGTCATGCCACATTCTTGGATCCAGCTACACAGCTGATCGTACTCAACCGGAATCTTCCCGTAGAAATCTGCCTAAGTTCGAATCTACT GGCCAAAACTGTTTCAAATATCAACGTGCATCACATCAGCGATTATATGATCATAGGACACCCCTTAGCTATTtca ACCGACGATATTTTGCCGTTCAAGACCTCTCTTCTGGCCGAGTATGCGCTTTTGATGGCATCTGCACCCTTAggccttggacttggggaAGACGAAGTACGAAAGATCGCAGCAGGGGGCTTGGAAAGCCGTTTCTCGGGTATATAG
- a CDS encoding UbiA family prenyltransferase, whose protein sequence is MAKQKYLDALISCSQGIRPRHKRLVFPLVPGGLSHRGQSTRAAHPPTSSPAQPFKAFFLSNPKVSASSASLDIADMSLQKGKGRAFDVDVDSDMYPEPKPEHIAAGSNTPRSATAIPLAPYPPPHIPLSAYTPVPPLTLKSRLKIYMALSKSRLTTLVVLTAMSGAALCPLSTTVPALLATAAGTALCSAAANTFNQIAEVPLDAQMVRTRTRPLVRRMISPAHAAAFGIVAGASGVTILATLVNPLTAGLGALNIVLYSGVYTYMKRRSILNTWVGAVVGAIPPLMGWTACDGHLIPSAEHPLVYIWPSSTIDIANSLPLDNPLAAATLFAFLFAWQFPHFNAVSHLTRVGYAQAGYKMLSVLNPQHNSLVGLRYALAFIPICSVMAPLSGLTTWWFALTSLPLNVWLSYGAWQFGEKVRKRLPGKCGGNV, encoded by the coding sequence ATGGCGAAGCAAAAATATTTAGATGCTCTCATCTCTTGTTCCCAAGGAATACGTCCACGTCATAAGAGGCTCGTATTCCCTCTCGTGCCTGGAGGCCTATCTCACCGAGGCCAGTCAACTCGGGCAGCTCATCCGCCGACATCAAGCCCAGCCCAGCCATTTAAAGCATTCTTCCTGTCAAACCCGAAAGTTTCTGCATCTTCTGCATCATTAGACATCGCCGATATGTCCCtccaaaaaggaaaaggcagAGCATTTGATGTCGATGTAGACTCTGATATGTATCCTGAACCCAAACCGGAACATATTGCAGCTGGATCGAATACTCCAAGATCAGCAACCGCCATACCTCTAGCACCATATCCACCACCGCATATCCCTCTATCCGCCTATACTCCCGTTCCCCCCCTCACACTCAAGTCTCGACTAAAAATATACATGGCCCTCTCAAAGTCTCGTCTCACGACCCTAGTCGTCCTTACGGCCATGTCAGGCGCTGCACTATGCCCCCTTTCAACGACCGTGCCGGCTCTTCTAGCAACGGCAGCTGGAACAGCGTTGTGCTCGGCCGCAGCGAATACATTTAATCAAATCGCCGAGGTCCCGCTTGACGCTCAGATGGTCCGAACTCGTACTCGTCCGCTTGTCCGTCGCATGATATCTCCTGCACATGCTGCTGCGTTTGGTATAGTAGCTGGTGCTAGCGGTGTCACGATTCTCGCGACGCTTGTTAACCCATTGACGGCTGGACTCGGTGCACTCAACATCGTATTATACTCTGGCGTTTATACTTATATGAAACGACGGAGCATATTGAACACATGGGTTGGTGCTGTCGTTGGAGCTATACCACCTCTCATGGGGTGGACGGCTTGCGACGGGCATTTAATTCCTTCAGCAGAACATCCTCTGGTTTACATCTGGCCATCCAGTACCATCGATATCGCCAACTCTCTTCCGCTAGACAATCCACTGGCTGCAGCAACCCTTTTCGCATTTTTGTTTGCCTGGCAATTTCCTCACTTCAACGCGGTGTCTCACTTGACACGGGTAGGATACGCTCAAGCAGGATATAAAATGCTGTCCGTTCTCAACCCACAGCACAATTCGCTTGTTGGGCTGAGATACGCACTAGCGTTTATTCCCATCTGTTCAGTGATGGCTCCCTTGAGTGGCCTAACTACGTGGTGGTTTGCGCTTACCAGTCTACCTTTGAATGTATGGCTCTCATATGGAGCATGGCAGTTTGGAGAGAAGGTACGGAAAAGGCTGCCAGGAAAGTGTGGAGGCAATGTTTGA
- a CDS encoding GMC oxidoreductase, whose amino-acid sequence MGVKTAIPITVFTGFLGAGKTTIILSLLEQLPKDYQVVLLKNEFGDVEVDSQLASNSSLTAMKTALLEIRDKYRPDRIIIESSGSAFPATLAFQIRELERETEGDFKLDAIVTVVDAENFRGYEDTSPTAKMQAQYTDVILINKWEHCLTILEPSTTSPPNSAVKASPEFPTIYCLASTRSNSWIFPHTPTRTTTTKSKPRRYQRYTLPHAHTHDHGHNHDHGHSHDEPSTRVEADAPLTRDQLTDALGRLPKDSIYRVKGFVRFRDQDPIEVLNWAFGRFDLVPCNLDRRPVPTWPGPIAFHCDGSSGRHKRFARRLGQSLDLEITCDGLDRGSKSSHPLSSFSPSSPPSLRFLLRWFDHEPSTCLVCTHSSRAASASVLPRSLTTDGASFASETYDYIIVGGGTAGLAVAARLAENSSVTVGVVEAGQYIVDDPLIDTPQLFSQTQGNPKYDWMFESVAQPGLNNRVMAMPRGKVLGGSSALNYMAFDRASKAEYDGWNWNGIVSYMKVAEDFTNTDPFRNSSSLYPSQGIAGPIGSGYNTWYSDVTPPYRESLANLGIPTNLNPDSGDAYGLYNCAMTVNRTTGKRSYSASTYYAYSAQRSNLVVLTGGQATKINFSNKTISGNHVATGVSFVSDSNAYTVNARRKSFFPPDRCSLHNFLNSAVSGTARSQEVCWGESARHVFIPTSYELKPGKTTFDILRNNATFAAEAQAQYAILTDYLVRRLTTSMKTKLYQEIADLGTTALERAQFAIQKTWLDKKLGHTEIIMFPGYFSFSGPKANASYISMLFAIQHPFSRGNIHIGSADPLVKGVYDPKYFSNPLAILDLQTLVEAVKFGMKISKTEPLASSIVARQDPAPEVTSDEDIAAYIKTYVESVYHPIGTAALAPKALGGVVDNKLKVYGTTNVRVVDASVIPIHMGTHITRTIYGIGEKAAALIKSGN is encoded by the exons ATGGGCGTAAAGACTGCTATTCCCATTACCGTATTTACAG GCTTTCTGGGCGCGGGAAAAACAACTATAATTCTCTCCCTACTAGAACAGTTACCCAAAGACTACCAAGTTGTCCTGCTAAAGAATGAATTTGGAGATGTAGAGG TCGACAGCCAGCTCGCGTCCAATTCATCCCTCACGGCC ATGAAAACGGCCCTTCTCGAGATTCGAG ACAAGTACCGCCCAGACCGAATTATCATAGAGTCTTC GGGCTCAGCGTTCCCCGCCACCCTCGCGTTTCAAATCCGCGAACTGGAGCGAGAAACAGAGGGTGATTTCAAGTTGGATGCGATTGTTACCGTTGTGGATGCCGAGAACTTTAGAGGCTATGAAGATACCAGTCCGACCGCCAAGATGCAAGCGCAGTATACAGACGTCATTCTAATT AACAAATGGGAGCAT TGCTTGACCATCTTGGAACCCTCAACGACCTCACCCCCAAACTCCGCTGTCAAAGCAAGTCCGGAGTTCCCTACAATCTACTGTTTGGCCTCGACTCGAAGCAATTCTTGGATCTTCCCACACACTCCGACGAGAACCACCACGACGAAGTCGAAACCGCGACGCTATCAGAGGTATACCCTTCCCCACGCCCATACCCACGATCATGGCCACAACCACGACCACGGTCATTCTCACGACGAACCTTCGACTCGAGTGGAAGCCGATGCTCCTTTGACGCGTGACCAGTTGACCGATGCGCTGGGAAGATTACCCAAAGATTCCATTTATCGGGTAAAAGGGTTCGTGCGGTTCCGGGACCAAGACCCAATCGAGGTCTTGAACTGGGCATTCGGCCGATTTGACCTTGTGCCTTGTAACCTCGACCGACGTCCGGTACCAACTTGGCCCGGGCCAATTGCTTTTCACTGTGATGGGAGCTCGGGGCGACACAAGCGGTTCGCTCGCCGGTTGGGCCAATCGCTCG ATCTAGAGATTACATGCGACGG GCTCGATCGTGGAAGCAAGTCGTCGCACCCCCTCTCCTCCTTTTCTCCTTCCTCTCCTCCCTCACTTCGCTTCTTGTTGCGCTGGTTTGATCATGAGCCGAGTACTTGTTTGGTCTGCACTCACTCTTCTCGGGCCGCTTCTGCGAGCGTCCTGCCTCGAAGCTTGACGACGGATGGTGCCAGCTTTGCGTCCGAAACGTACGATTATATCATTGTCGGCGGTGGGACTGCTGGACTCGCCGTTGCTGCCCG ACTTGCCGAGAACTCGAGTGTGACGGTTGGCGTGGTCGAGGCCGGTCAATACATTGTTGATGACCCCTTGATCGACACTCCTC AACTCTTTTCACAAACGCAAGGTAATCCCAAGTATGATTGGATGTTCGAGTCGGTTGCGCAGCCCGGGCTGAACAATCGAGTGATGGCTATGCCTCG TGGAAAAGTACTCGGTGGATCAAGCGCG CTCAATTACATGGCCTTCGATCGCGCTTCCAAAGCCGAGTATGATG GGTGGAACTGGAATG GAATTGTGTCATACATGAAAGTTGCCGAGGACTTTACCAACACTGATCCGTTCCGCAACTCGAGCTCCCTATACCCATCTCAGGGAATTGCTGGGCCTATCGGATCTGGGTACAACA CTTGGTACAGCGATGTTACTCCGCCGTATCGCGAATCTTTGGCCAACCTGGGTATTCCCACCAATCTCAATCCA GATAGCGGCGATGCTTACGGTTTATACAATTGTGCCATGACTGTAAACCGGACTACCGGGAAGCGTTCTTACTCCGCAAGCACCTACTATGCTTACAGCGCTCAGCGATCAAACCTTGTGGTGTTGACCGGCGGCCAAGCCACCAAGATCAACTTTTCGAACAAGACCATCTCAGGGAACCATGTTGCTACCGGGGTCTCTTTCGTGTCCGACTCGAATGCATACACAGTGAACGCTCGAAGGAAGTCATTCTTTCCGCCGGATCGTTGCAGTCTCCACAACTTCTTGAACTCAGCGGTATCGGGAACAGCACGCTCTCAAGAAGTTTG TTGGGGAGAATCTGCAAGACATGTGTTTATTCCTACTTCGTATGAACTGAAGCCAGGCAAAACGACTTTTGACATTTTGAGGAACAACGCCACATTTGCAGCCGAGGCTCAGGCCCAATA CGCCATTCTGACAGATTATTTAGTGCGGCGACTCACGACG TCTATGAAGACTAAGCTTTATCAGGAAATCGCCGACTTGGGCACAACGGCATTGGAACGGGCTCAGTTTGCTATTCAGAAGACATGGCTTGACAAGAAGCTCGGCCACACCGAGATCATCATGTTCCCTG GCTACTTTTCTTTCAGCGGGCCCAAGGCAAATGCTTCTTACATCTCGATGCTGTTTGCTATCCAACATCCCTTCTCTCGAGGAAATATC CACATTGGTTCAGCCGACCCACTTGTCAAGGGTGTCTATGACCCCAAGTACTTCTCCAATCCATTG GCTATCTTAGACCTACAAACTCTCGTGGAAGCTGTCAAATTCGGAATGAAAATATCCAAGACTGAGCCTCTTGCCTCCTCAATCGTTGCTCGTCAAGACCCCGCACCCGAAGTTACATCCGACGAAGATATTGCTGCGTATATCAAAACTTACGTGGAATCCGTTTATCATCCTATCGGCACGGCAGCATTGGCCCCGAAAGCACTAGGTGGCGTTGTTGATAATAAACTAAAGGTCTATGGCACAACCAACGTTCGAGTG GTTGATGCAAGTGTTATACCAATTCATATGGGCACGCACATTACCAGGACCATTTACGGAATCGGCGAGAAGGCTGCTGCATTGATCAAGTCTGGGAACTAA